Proteins from a genomic interval of Aquila chrysaetos chrysaetos chromosome 20, bAquChr1.4, whole genome shotgun sequence:
- the TSEN2 gene encoding tRNA-splicing endonuclease subunit Sen2 produces the protein MAEAVFHPPRRKRRVFESYESPFPVDVGGKDFRICQAEIINNNVIVRNPEDIEQLYNKGYFGKGILSRSRPVYSISDPLLVTKWQGVNINMPIIASKKYQCRVQWAKSILQEQGFDDCSVTKILENYTKPLKLLVLEEDGAEQTGNSCDRMGPNTENAELSRQSSTDTGNVVAPSPENQNEGYKKACLGGDPAFDPVAICGSKQQEQDDSKEIAEVSCQKHGFLVHCGCKAKESTEQRSCEMIKSKECAPEYVLVQEEEEGSLCPEDESAHAQENLVKKEKLVCRRNPFRIFEYLQLSLEEAFFLVYALGCLSIYYGEEPLTILKLWEVFSEVKPNFKTTYMAYHYFRSKGWVPKVGLKYGTDLLLYRKGPPFYHASYSVIAELVDDNFEGPLCRPLSWKSLSGLNRTTVNASKELMLCYLIRPSDMTEEEMLTPECMKRIKVQELIVTRWVSSRERSEQDEL, from the exons ATGGCAGAAGCAGTTTTTCATCCcccaagaaggaaaagaagagtttTTGAGTCGTATGAGTCTCCCTTTCCTGTGGATGTAGGTGGGAAGGATTTCAGAATATGCCAGGCTGAAATCATTAACAACAATGTTATTGTGAGGAACCCTGAAGATATTGAACAGCTGTATAACAAG GGCTATTTTGGAAAAGGTATCCTTTCAAGAAGTCGACCAGTGTACAGCATTTCAGATCCCTTACTGGTTACTAAGTGGCAAG GTGTTAACATAAACATGCCTATAATTGCATCAAAAAA GTACCAGTGTCGTGTTCAGTGGGCTAAAAGTATTTTGCAAGAGCAAGGATTTGATGACTGCTCGGTTACCAAAATTCTTGAAAATTACACTAAGCCTCTtaagctgctggttttggaagAGGATGGAGCTGAACAAACCGGTAATAGTTGCGACAGAATGGGcccaaatacagaaaatgcagaactttCCAGACAATCTTCTACAGACACTGGAAATGTAGTAGCCCCAAGTCCTGAGAATCAGAATGAAGGCTACAAGAAAGCCTGTTTGGGAGGAGATCCAGCGTTTGATCCTGTGGCCATATGTGGCTCTAAACAACAGGAACAAGATGACTCAAAGGAGATAGCTGAAGTGTCTTGCCAGAAGCATGGTTTTCTCGTGCATTGTGGCTGCAAGGCTAAGGAGAGCACAGAGCAAAGATCTTGTGAGATGATCAAGTCAAAAGAATGTGCTCCAGAGTATGTATTGGtgcaagaggaagaagaaggtaGCTTATGTCCTGAAGATGAGTCTGCTCATGCTCAAGAAAAT CTTgtcaagaaggaaaaactagTATGCAGAAGAAATCCATTTAGGATTTTTGAATATTTACAACTCAGCTTGGAAGAG gcttttttcttGGTGTACGCTCTGGGATGTTTAAGTATTTATTACGGTGAG GAGCCCCTAACTATTTTGAAGCTATGGGAAGTTTTCAGCGAAGTGAAGCCCAATTTTAAAACTACCTACATGGCGTATCACTACTTCCGCAGTAAGGGTTGGGTCCCCAAAGTCGGACTGAAGTATGGAACTGATCTCT tgCTGTATCGAAAAGGCCCCCCCTTCTATCATGCAAG ttacTCTGTCATTGCTGAATTAGTTGATGATAATTTTGAAGGTCCTCTTTGCAGACCACTCAGCTGGAAGTCCTTGTCTGGGTTGAACAGAACAACTGTTAATGCTTCTAAG GAACTTATGTTATGCTATTTGATTAGACCATCTGACATGACTGAAGAAGAGATGTTGACACCAGAATGTATGAAAAGAATTAAGGTTCAG gaacTGATTGTAACTCGTTGGGTTTCTTCCCGTGAGCGCAGTGAGCAAGATGAACTTTGA